The Neorhodopirellula lusitana DNA window GAGCCGACCGGGGGACTCATTGGCAACGCTTGTTGCTGATGATGCACGCTTCCAATCGTCTGCAACTGCGGAAGCCGCGTATGGTGAATCGTGGGCGCTGACGTATTTTCTGATTCGGACAATGAAGCGAGAGTACATCGACTATTTGGAGCGTCTACGTCAAACCCAGCCGCTTCAGCAGTACACCCAACGGGAACGCATCGAGATGTTTGAAACGGCGATGAAGATGCCGCTTGCCAAGGTCGACGAGAAGTTTCTGGCTTACATGCGGCGGGTGCGGTAACGCGAGGCAATACGCTTGGTGAAGATGATTCAGTTCAATGCGCGACATCATGATTGGTCACGCTGACCATTTAGGACAGCAAGGTTTTCGCTGGTTTTACTTGTTGCCTTCGCGATCACTTTTTTAGAACTTCCAGCGATATTCCATCCGCGTGCCGTACACGTCATCTAGATTTCCACGCCAGCCATGCATGACGTCAAATCGCAGGATTTGCGAGTTGGAAATTGGAAACTGATAGCGGCCTCCTAAGCCAAATTGGTCACCGTTGACGAACGGATTGGAATCACCGTGTTCGGTTTGATAGGACGCTTCCAGAATGAGTTGTCGGCTGAGGTCGTTGCCGATTAAATCCACGCCAATCGAGCCGCCTGCGGTATCAAATCCGTTGGTGTCCAGCGTCGCCAATCCATTGACTCCGTCGGTATCAAAGTTGATCCCGGTGTTCCTTAGGATGCCGCCACTTGCGGCCGCGCGAGCGACCGATTGGGGGCGTCCCCAACCATAGAACGCATTCACGTAAGGTACGACAGTGAGTGGTGCCGCCGTGATCCAACTGTTTTCCCATAGAAGCAGTCCGCCGTCTGCGGTGCGGTCATCTTCGTCGAGGTCTTGGCCCGTATTCAGGATGACACGTGTCGAGTTGCTGATCCGATCGAAATAGCGGCGAGTGAAACTTGCCGTAACGTTGTGATAGCTTTTTTCGGAGTTATTGCGATCACGTACGTAGGCATAACCAGCTTCGATATATCCGCCGTATGCTTCGATGAACCAGGCGTTGCCGAAGGCCTGAGCGGCATGATTGTCACCGGCAAACGCGTTGCTGTTCAGTTGGTCGACAACGGCAAAGAAGGTGGTCTCGTAGTTTGACCAATTCAGCAAACGACTGTGACGGGCTGGCAAGGCGAACGCGGCCCCAGTGACTGCGTCTTCCATCCAGATTCCGTTTTGGAACAGCAGCGGTACCAATCCGATCGTGAAGGGAATTTCAGCCGGTGACGATTTGTTGTGAAAGCCGCCCCACATCGCCCCGAGATCACCTTCGAAGAAGGCGGTCACTAGGTTCGGGTTAAAGACGCTATTGAAGTCCAGTTCATCGTCAACGAGTTGAACTCCGTTGACGTTGGTGGCTTTGTTCAGCGGCCCGATGAACCCGTGGAATCGCTCGGTATCGGTCACCCGTAGGTCCATGTCCAAATTTAGACGGCTGGACCAGTTGTCGGTTCGTCCCGCTGCGTTGCGACCCGCAATGATCCCAGATCGAAAATCGCCGTAGACATAGAATTGTGGTCGAACCATGTTCATGGGGCCGAACCAGTCCAGGCCGCGTGGCGTGATGCCGTCGGCATAGAACATTCGCCCCAATTCAATCAACGGCCGTTGGGTTGGCACCGCATGCTTGTCGTCATAGATGAATTGCGCAGCGATCGGATCGTGATACATCGATGCTTGTGGCATCGGCGTCGCTGAAAAGTCATCGATGTTGATGTTGGGCGAGTAGCTCGCCGGTTGATCCGGTTGGGCCTTCTTCGCCTCGCTGGGCCTCTTGGAGGCAACCTGATACTCAGGGCCAGTCTGATACAACGGGGCTGTCTGATCTGCAGGGCCAGTCTGGTACCCAGGGCCAGGCTGATCCAGTCGGTTTCCCTGGGATCTAGCGTTGATACGTTGACCAGGAGCGGCTTGGTATCCGGTTTGATAACCGGTTGGATCGCTACGGTTTGCTTGGGACGGTTGGCGGGCGGAGTAACCTGGGCTTGCCAGGCTGGTGCCGGCCAGCGATGGCATTCCTGTCGCTTCGGCGAACGCTAAGGTCGACGCTTGATGGCGATCGAGCGTCTGAAAGCTTCCGAGTTGAAGTGCGTCGGATTCGACCAATGGAAGGCGGGTTGGACGCGGGCGGTCCTGCGCCTCGGTAGTCACTGCTGCCAGTATGACGAAAGTGAGCGCAGCGCCGACCGCAACGACTGGACGAAGGCGAGTGGACTGCAATGAAGTAGGTATGGCATTCATCGTTTGACTATCGAACCTCGAACGTGTGGCTCGAGTGACAGATGTCAATCATGTTCTCGTTCATCCGCCGCATCATGTCTGGTGTGCTGCCGACTAGCCGCATGAAGTACATCGGTTCGGTGCGACTCCGCATCCTGACCGAAAGACGATAGGACCCGGGGACACGAAACGCAGATGCTGGAATCGTGTACTTCGCCATCCGGTGGTCCAGCGGTGCAATGCTGTGCGCCTCCATGCGGATCAATGGCGGATGATTTAGCACCGACACGGGGACTGCCCCGGGCCGCAAGAACACCAATTGATCGAGGCTGTAATTCAGCGGCAGTGCGGCTTCGCGATCGGTTCCTCGAACATTGTTGATCAGGAACTTGGTTTGCAAGTTGAATAGACCCTTGTCACGTGGCACTCGGCCTTGGGCGACATCGACACTGTGCATGTCGGCGAGGTCGGCATTGCTATCCAAGTATCCGGTTTCCCAGACTCGTCGCCCGGTTGGGTCGATCAAGACTGCGTTGAGCCATAACTGCGGCTGAGCACCGAGTGAGCCGGTGGGGAGATTGTGTCCGTCGCTGGCATTGTCCACGCGATAGCCCACTCGCAATGGGACGCCAATGCGAGGCGTTGTGTAGAAAACAGGGGCACTCACCTTGGCGGCTGACTCCAGCGTCATTGCTGCGACGCCACGTTTTCGTTCCGCCTTGGCAATGTTTTCGTCAATGACCTTGCGAGCGTCGATGCGGTCATCCGCTTCTTCCCAAGGCTCCGGGAAATAGGTTCCCTGGGGAACGTTGTCTTCGAACGTTTTCGTTCCCCAGCCTGCACGATCGTCGAACGTCAACCATTGCCGAGGCGAGTACTTCTTGGCTTTCGGGTTGTGTGGGAAGACGCCAGGGTGTGCGATGGAGTAGCCCGGGCCCCAGAACGTGTGATTGGAATGCTTGCTGGGTTTCCCGTACGGTTTTCCGCCGAGTTCAGCCATGTGGCATTCTTCATAACCCAAGTCTTTGCCGGGGACCGCTCCCATGTGGCAGTCTTGGCAGGACACGCCGCGTTTGGAAGCGGGGCCCGCACGATATTGACCGTGAACGACTTCCAGCCAGATACCGGGGTGCACGGCCACTTGATGGCAGGACACACACACGTCGGTTTTAGTTAGTGGTTCAAAGAAGAACGATCCGTTGTGGATTTTTTGCCCGGCACCGGTTTGCGATTCATGAGTCTTCAACTTGTACTTGCCAGCTTTTTCAAGTGCCTCGTACAGACCGTGTCCGTGACCGCCGCTGCCCACAGGGGCATGAATGTCACCGGGTTCAATGCGTCGGTCACCGTTGCTGCGACCGTAGTGCTCGTTGATACGGTGGCACGCGATGCAGGTCACTCCTTCCCTTGCCACGGCTGGCTGGTCAAGCATGCTGACGGTACGTGGGATTTGCAGTTGTGTCGCGACGGGAGAGTGGCAACGCATACAGAACACGCCCACTGTGCCTTGCGTCAGTTCCGTGATGGCTTGTTCAAAGCGATGGAACATCGGCGACAAGGTCGCGTAAGCGTGGCTGCTGGCGCTCCATTCGTCGTAGTGTTTGGGGTGGCAAGCTCGACAGGTGTCAGCCGACGGGTAACTTCCTTCGGTCCACAAGCCAACATGGGGATCAGTCGGGCTGGGCTGATTACTCTTCTTCGGAGCTTTTGGCTTGATGGGCTCGCTCGAGCCCATTCCCGCCAACGGATCGTCTGAGGCAGCGCCTCCGCCTAAAAGGTCATCACCGAGCGCATCGCCACCCAGTAAATTCTGCCCCAGCAAGTCGTCGTTGGGAGAAGCTTGTCCACCCAATAAGTCATCGCCGGATAAATCACCGCCGGTTAAGTCACCACCCAGTAAGTCCTCGCCCGGCAAATTCTCTGCTAGTAAATCATTGCCGAGCAGATCGTCATCCGAGGATGGAGCACCCGAAGGAGCGTTCTGGGGGCCAAGTAGGGACGCGTCGTAGGGATTTTGGGCTGCGGCCGCACGGATGAGGACGAAGCTGACGACGGCCGTGCTGCCCAGGTGTGAAAACATCATCACGCCCGCGAATAGCAAGCTTGAAACGAGCTTCGGCCGCGACGGCGATTTCGGGTGGGTCGCATTGGTAATCGCCCCTTGGCAACATCCCTTGGGGGAATGCAAGTCGGTTTGAGCGGCTTCCATTACGTTGGCTTTCTCACATCCGTGGTCGAACAGCAAACAGACAAAACCAGGAGTCTTATCGGCTCAGATCGATCCGCAATCCGTTGCGAGTCGCTGATCCAAAAGGGGGGGCTGCTTTGGCGCAGCGAGGCCTGTTGGGATTGGATTTGTCCAGTCCACTCATCGGGCACCCGTTCCCCTCCGCACCACAACAATCCTTCCTTCAGGCAATGTTCTCCTAACCGGAAAATTTTGACTGTTATCTCGCCACTAGCGGGGATTTAGGGTGTGAAAGGTGCTGAGTTTCACGAATCAGGCTATAGGAAGCCCGCAAGTGCTTGGTATGGGGATAACATGGCAGCTTTGATGTGTACCGTTTCCTTGAATAGGGGATCGCTTTCACGTCGCTGAGGGTCTTGCCAAGATGAAAGCGTCTTGGGCGACGGAGAAGTTGCCAGCGTTAAACTTTAGCCTATGCAACCAGTTCTCCTGATCGATCCATTGGTCCTGGTAGTGCCAAATTCTTGCTCTCTATGGGCGAGAATTCCGGTCGCTTCCTGACTTGGTGGTAGGTTTGAATTGCCGCCAGGCCCCCGACCCAGTGACTCAAGGAGTGATCAATATGCTGATGCGACAACCGTGCCCCGATCTACAATTTGCCTATGCCCCACCATTCGGGGCTTCGCTAACTGAAAAAGGGACTCAGTTTTCCGTTTTCAGTCGATCGGCGACGGAAATGCGTTTGCTGCTTTACAACAAGGTGAACGATCGCGAACCCGCACAAGTCATTGAATTCGATCGAGAAACCGATCGTTGGGGTGATGTTTGGAGCTTGCACGTTCCCGGCCTCGAAGCTGGGCAGCTTTACCATTTTCAAGCCAATGGACCTTGGGATCCCGAAAACGGACAGCGTTTCGATTCCTCCGCTCGACTGATCGACCCCTACGCCCAGGCGTTGGCGGGAACTTATCAGACCGGTAAAGACGGCCTGGTTCGTCCGCCAAAGTGTGTTGTCGTTGACCAGACATTCGACTGGGAAGGCGACCGACACCTGCGGCACGACATGAGCGAAACGGTCATCTACGAGATGCACGTTCGTGGCTTTACCAAAAGCCGAACCGCGAAAGTGAAGTCAGGGGGTAGCTACCTGGGGGTGATCGAAAAGATCCCTTATCTGAAGTCGCTCGGGATCACCGCCGTGGAACTGATGCCAGTTCACGAATTCCCGATCCGTGACCCACACGGTAAGAAACTCTCGAAGCCGAACTACTGGGGCTACGACCCGATGGCGTTCTTCGCGCCGCACCGTGGCTACGCCAGCAGCAGTGCTCCGGGAGCTCAGGTCAACGAGTTCAAGACGATGGTCAAGGCTCTCCACGCCGCTGGCATCGAAGTTATCTTGGACGTCGTCTTTAACCACACGTGCGAAGGGAATGAAAACGGTCCAACGCTTTCATTCAAAGGACTGGAAAATCAGGTCTATTACATCCTGAGCGAAGGTCAGCACTACTGTAACTACAGCGGTTGCGGGAACACGATCAACGGGAATCACCCGGTCGTTCGCGAGATGATCTTTCACTGCTTGCGTCACTGGGTTCACAACTACCACATCGATGGATTCCGCTTCGATTTGGCGAGTATTCTGAGTCGCGACCGGGGCGGTAACTTGGTGCCCAACCCACCGATGGTGGAGTTGATTGCCGAAGATCCCATGTTGGCTGATACGAAGATGATTGCGGAAGCCTGGGACGCAGCTGGAGCCTACCAAGTGGGTAGTTTCGGTGGCTCTCGCTGGGCGGAATGGAACGGACGTTATCGTGATGACACGCGAGGTTTCTGGCGTGGCGACGGTGGCACTCTAGGACCTTTGGCGACGCGTTTGGCCGGTAGTAGCGACTTGTACGAACACGCTGGGCGACCACCGTTTTGTAGCATCAACTTCATCACCAGCCACGACGGCTTCACGATGAACGACTTGGTGTCGTACAAAGACAAGCACAACGATGCCAATGGTGAGAACAACAACGACGGTGACAACCACAACATCAGTGACAACTACGGTGTCGAAGGGCCAACTCGTAAGAAGGCCGTTGCGACGATCCGTAGTCAACAAGTTCGCAACATGTTGACGACGCTCTTGGTTAGCCAAGGGGTGCCCATGATTGTCAGCGGCGACGAAACTCGCCGCACGCAAAAGGGCAACAACAACGCCTATTGCCAAGATACCGACATCTCCTGGTTTGACTGGCGCTTGGTTGAAAAGAATGCTGACCTAATCCGATTTGTCAGTGCGTTGATCAAGTTCCGAAAGAGTCAACCAACGATTCGTCGCAAGGAGTACCTCACGGGGCGGCCAGTAGATGGTCGTAAGACACCGGATGTTTCTTGGTACAGTCCTAGCGGGCACCCGCTTGATTGGGATCAAGGTGAACTTGCGATGACTGCCTATATCGCCGCACCGAGTCGCATCGACGACCCGGAAGGTTTGGGGCGGGATTTGATTCTGATGTTCAACAGTACCGGCGACAACAAGGAATTCACTCTTCCTGAAATCGGACGCGGTACTCAGTGGAACCTGTTCGTAAACACTGCGGCTGAATCACCCGGCGACATCTATCCTGAAGCGGATGGACCTCTGGCACCGAGCACTCGCATTGTCGAAGTCGGTCGACACGCGATGCATATTTACGTCTGCCAAAAGACGCTTTCTTAAGTAGCACGATCGCTTCGCATTCAAAGCCGGATTGAGACCTTGTCTCAGTTCGGCTTTTTTCGTTTTGGGAATGCCCGCTTGTCGACTTGTACATGTGGTGGCCCCTCGGTACGTCGCCCGATGGTCCTGCATTGGCAACTTGATTAGGCGGGAAGCACCTCAAGCCTATTCCGATGTTCGCACGTTGCCGCAGGATTGCACTGCCGATGCATCAGACAATCGATGTGTAACTGGCGAAGACGAGCGTCCTCAAGCGATGGTTAAAGCCAATCCAGCTTGGTGATTTTGCGAAGCCGGTCGTCGAAATGGCCCAGTAAGCCACCGACCATTTTCCATTCGTCACGGTCTCTCAGTTCGATCTCGCCGAACTTGTTAATTCGTAAAATCGAGTCGCCGTTCACTCCAGCTTGATGGAGTTCGCGCATATCGATTTCACCTTCGTTGATCAGGTCGAGCAAGGTTTTGCCCGTAAGTTCGATGAACTGCATGGCCGAGGTTCGCTGCGGGGTTGAAGCGGAAAGCCAATCACATGGCGACCCCGTTAAGCTTAATTCAGCGGATTTGATTTTCGACCATTTCGCTCAAATCACGTCCAGAAAAATCAACCTCGATCACCTTTCCGTCTTGATCGATCACCGCGACAAATAGCAGCGAAACGGCTCCAAAACGGTAGGCAACTTCGTTCGCGACCGCCGCTTGGGAGTCCGACACGCTGCGATAACTGGGAAACCTCAACGAGTTTTGTTTCATGAATCCCTGTACGTCCGTCCCCTCGAGATCCAGGTTCATGCCGACAATCGCCACGTCGTCTGGAAAGCGAGCCTGAATGGCTTCTAGATTCGGTAGTGTTGCCAATGAATCGGGGAACACGCTCGACCAAAACGGCATGAGGACGACCTTGCCTCGGTAGTCCCGCATGTTCAATGGAGAGCCATCAACGGAGGGCAATTCGGGAGAGAAAACTTGCCCGATTACGGCCTCTCGATTGGCTTTGGCTTGAAGTGCCGTGCGCGCTTCGCGTCCCACGGAATCTTGACGCTGGGCGATTCGGTCAGACATGATTTGATAAGTCGCCTCAGCAATATCGAGTCGACCGACCGCTTCGGTTTCCAAACTGACGCCCGCCAAGAATTGAATCGTCAGCAAATCAATTGTCTTTTCCAGGACCGCGTTCACAGCGGATTCCCATTGGTCGACGGTGACGTTGGAGGTCCCGGGCTGGGGGTCAACGATGTCTGTCCTTAGTTGATCAAGTCGCTGAATATCTTGATCTTCGGCGGCGAAACCTGACGCTGCAATCATGGCAGCCATCCGTGCTACTTCCGGATCGTTCGACGCACCGAAATGATCCAGGATCAGCTGGCGAATCTCCCCGGCTTCGTCGACATGTTCATACTGCAGCAGCGCATCCTTGGCCTGCGCCATGACCATTAGCATCGCAACGTCCACCTGTTGTGGGTTGGATGCTACGTCTTTCATTAGGCTTAGCACGCGTTTGGCCGCGTCTTCTTTTCCGTTTCTCAACGACTCGATTGCAAAGCCGATCAAAACCAGGCGGCTGTCGGATCGCAAATCACCATTTTCGTCGTCGCGATGCTTTTCTGCAAAGGTCTGCAGTTCTTCCGCCGCTCGCACATCACCCATTGATGCTCGATGAGACATCGCCTGAAGAAAACCGCGTTGCCCGGTCACGCGAGCAGCATCACTGGCATCGGGGTGATCCATTAAACGTTGGGATGCAGTCTGTTTTAACTGCACGACACGCTCGACCTCCGCTTGGATCGCTCCGGGATCCTTGATTCGAGATTGACCCGTGATCAATGCACGCATCTCTTGATCGATGTCGCCCAGGAAGCGAATTAACTCGGGCGGGGTCAAATTTGACCGAAGTTGCCGTCCTTCAGGACTCAGTGCCTGAGGAATGAGACCAGAAGCGGGGTCAGACTGGCCGGGGGCAGCATGGGAGGATTGACCATCTAATGAATTGGGGCCACTCGCCCCGACGTTGGGCGGTTTAAAGCCAGGTGTTCCAGGCACGGCAGTTTGAGAAACTGGCCGGTCGGAATCCGGCATTCCGAAATTAGAGCCAGGACCGCCAATTGGCTGAAGCGATTGACCGCCCGAAGATTGTGGGTGGGCCGCAGCAAGGTTTTGGGACGCCTGATTGGAGTCAGACGGCGATCCAGCCAAGCGATTGGCGGACTCTTGGTTCAATGATTCTTGATCGGGTTCCACCGGAGTCGATGTTTGGCTGCTGCACCCGAACGATGAACAGACAAACAGAGCCACGGGGAACATTGAGACAAAACGGTACATCCACGACATGTCAGCCTACCTGTCGGTCACTCGTGTGCGTCAAAACCGCGAGTGTAGACCGAAGGCGGAAAACCCGCACTAGGCCGCATCTCCTGATGGTGGCTTCGAAAGGATGCTTCGCCTGGCTGGCTCTTCAATCCTTGCTCAGCAATTCATCAGTACTCGCTTATTCGACCGCATTAGGCAGCGTGAGAGTCAAGTTCGAGTGCTTCCAACAAGTCAACGAAACGTTCGTTGGCAACTTGTCGACGTTCGATTCGTTCCGACACACTCCAGTTACTGCGAATCTTGCGGACCCGGCGAAGGATCTCGACGTCCGACAGAAGTGTCTCATTTTGAGCTGGTGCGAGAGCGTTTGAGATAACTTCGTTGGCTGGGGCAGTAGCGGTGAACATAGTTCTTCTTCCTGAAAAAGGTTCGTGAATAGGTTTGAGCCTTTCAGTTGGCTCAGGTTCGGTGGGCCGTGAGGCCCGTGTGCCGGTTGTCCGGCGAATGAGGGTATTGCATTCGGCGTGCCAAAACTTGGCTGCCGAGTCCCTTGGAACCCAAGAATGAACCACCTTTATTGCAGGTCTAGCCGTTTTTGACGGTAAAACACGTGGAAACGACGAGCCAACAAAATTCAGAACCTTGGAAGTGTGACGGGTGAGCGATTTTCACTCACTGGCACATTTCCACTCTTTTTCAAAGTCTTGTAAATTTTGCCACCTTCGTTCCGGTAACCGCATCAACATCAGTTCGTCGAGCTGGCCCCAGGTTTGAAAGAGTTGACGCAGGCATTCTGAAAATCGATCGCACTGGTCGGCGTTTTCGACGCGACCATGCAAGTCGACGTACTGAACTTCCTTGCCATCGTCGTAAACTGTTCCATCGATCTGCCAGCCTTCCGATTGATTTGCCCAAGTGAGCGAACCATCCCACTCAAAAAACAGTCCGTCTAATGCCGTCATCGGTTCGACGACTTGTTCCAGTGATTGCCCCAGTGGCGAGCCTTGGTTTCGGTAAACGTAAGCGTGAAAAGTGAAGTAGGCAGGCATTTGATCGATTTTGTCGGTAGTTGGTAAATTGATTACAGGCGGTGATCGACGATATGTCGAAGCTGCCAGATTGGCAAAATGGCTAGTCTGGAACGTGTTTTCGAGGCTGAGTACGGCGTAAGGTCGATTTTTCCCTGTTTGTCAACCCGGATTTCCTTGACCGCGACAAATTTTGTCCTAGAGTTAAGTCCCCAAGGATCCCTGTCCAAACACGAACTCTTCGATCTTTCCTCCACCAACCTTTGTGTTAAGAAGATCGTTAGTGAGGGGTGTTTCGGCCTTCGAAAAGGAATGAACCCATGTTGGTTTTGTCAAGAAAGAAAAACGAAAGCATTGTCATCAACAACGACATACGAATTGTCGTTGTTGAAATCCGAGGCGACAAGGTCCGCCTTGGCGTGGAAGCACCTCGTGAAGTGCCAGTGCATCGT harbors:
- a CDS encoding multiheme c-type cytochrome, whose protein sequence is MEAAQTDLHSPKGCCQGAITNATHPKSPSRPKLVSSLLFAGVMMFSHLGSTAVVSFVLIRAAAAQNPYDASLLGPQNAPSGAPSSDDDLLGNDLLAENLPGEDLLGGDLTGGDLSGDDLLGGQASPNDDLLGQNLLGGDALGDDLLGGGAASDDPLAGMGSSEPIKPKAPKKSNQPSPTDPHVGLWTEGSYPSADTCRACHPKHYDEWSASSHAYATLSPMFHRFEQAITELTQGTVGVFCMRCHSPVATQLQIPRTVSMLDQPAVAREGVTCIACHRINEHYGRSNGDRRIEPGDIHAPVGSGGHGHGLYEALEKAGKYKLKTHESQTGAGQKIHNGSFFFEPLTKTDVCVSCHQVAVHPGIWLEVVHGQYRAGPASKRGVSCQDCHMGAVPGKDLGYEECHMAELGGKPYGKPSKHSNHTFWGPGYSIAHPGVFPHNPKAKKYSPRQWLTFDDRAGWGTKTFEDNVPQGTYFPEPWEEADDRIDARKVIDENIAKAERKRGVAAMTLESAAKVSAPVFYTTPRIGVPLRVGYRVDNASDGHNLPTGSLGAQPQLWLNAVLIDPTGRRVWETGYLDSNADLADMHSVDVAQGRVPRDKGLFNLQTKFLINNVRGTDREAALPLNYSLDQLVFLRPGAVPVSVLNHPPLIRMEAHSIAPLDHRMAKYTIPASAFRVPGSYRLSVRMRSRTEPMYFMRLVGSTPDMMRRMNENMIDICHSSHTFEVR
- the glgX gene encoding glycogen debranching protein GlgX yields the protein MLMRQPCPDLQFAYAPPFGASLTEKGTQFSVFSRSATEMRLLLYNKVNDREPAQVIEFDRETDRWGDVWSLHVPGLEAGQLYHFQANGPWDPENGQRFDSSARLIDPYAQALAGTYQTGKDGLVRPPKCVVVDQTFDWEGDRHLRHDMSETVIYEMHVRGFTKSRTAKVKSGGSYLGVIEKIPYLKSLGITAVELMPVHEFPIRDPHGKKLSKPNYWGYDPMAFFAPHRGYASSSAPGAQVNEFKTMVKALHAAGIEVILDVVFNHTCEGNENGPTLSFKGLENQVYYILSEGQHYCNYSGCGNTINGNHPVVREMIFHCLRHWVHNYHIDGFRFDLASILSRDRGGNLVPNPPMVELIAEDPMLADTKMIAEAWDAAGAYQVGSFGGSRWAEWNGRYRDDTRGFWRGDGGTLGPLATRLAGSSDLYEHAGRPPFCSINFITSHDGFTMNDLVSYKDKHNDANGENNNDGDNHNISDNYGVEGPTRKKAVATIRSQQVRNMLTTLLVSQGVPMIVSGDETRRTQKGNNNAYCQDTDISWFDWRLVEKNADLIRFVSALIKFRKSQPTIRRKEYLTGRPVDGRKTPDVSWYSPSGHPLDWDQGELAMTAYIAAPSRIDDPEGLGRDLILMFNSTGDNKEFTLPEIGRGTQWNLFVNTAAESPGDIYPEADGPLAPSTRIVEVGRHAMHIYVCQKTLS
- a CDS encoding redoxin family protein gives rise to the protein MSWMYRFVSMFPVALFVCSSFGCSSQTSTPVEPDQESLNQESANRLAGSPSDSNQASQNLAAAHPQSSGGQSLQPIGGPGSNFGMPDSDRPVSQTAVPGTPGFKPPNVGASGPNSLDGQSSHAAPGQSDPASGLIPQALSPEGRQLRSNLTPPELIRFLGDIDQEMRALITGQSRIKDPGAIQAEVERVVQLKQTASQRLMDHPDASDAARVTGQRGFLQAMSHRASMGDVRAAEELQTFAEKHRDDENGDLRSDSRLVLIGFAIESLRNGKEDAAKRVLSLMKDVASNPQQVDVAMLMVMAQAKDALLQYEHVDEAGEIRQLILDHFGASNDPEVARMAAMIAASGFAAEDQDIQRLDQLRTDIVDPQPGTSNVTVDQWESAVNAVLEKTIDLLTIQFLAGVSLETEAVGRLDIAEATYQIMSDRIAQRQDSVGREARTALQAKANREAVIGQVFSPELPSVDGSPLNMRDYRGKVVLMPFWSSVFPDSLATLPNLEAIQARFPDDVAIVGMNLDLEGTDVQGFMKQNSLRFPSYRSVSDSQAAVANEVAYRFGAVSLLFVAVIDQDGKVIEVDFSGRDLSEMVENQIR
- the csrA gene encoding carbon storage regulator CsrA; protein product: MLVLSRKKNESIVINNDIRIVVVEIRGDKVRLGVEAPREVPVHRHEVYEAIQRSNEATDTSVES